A stretch of the Mesorhizobium huakuii genome encodes the following:
- a CDS encoding ABC transporter ATP-binding protein, with amino-acid sequence MATPETILSVKDLRVRFRTLDGAVEAVKGINIHVNAGETVAVVGESGSGKSQTMMAAMSLLASNGEATGHVDYRGRNLLTLSKSDLNKVRGAKISMIFQEPMTSLDPLYSIGNQLIEPIRRHRGLNAAEAREEALKLLRLVHIPDPERRMKSYPHEMSGGQRQRVMIAMALANDPDILIADEPTTALDVTIQAQILMLLAELQRKLGMAIVFITHDLGIVRRFADRVYVMRQGEVVEEGDAEAIFVNPQHAYTKMLLAAEPTGTKAPPPASAPVVLEGRNVEVTFRIGGGFLAGEPLMLRAVDDISIRLQRNQTIGIVGESGSGKSTLGRALLRLLPSDGLIRFGDRDISSADRQQMRPLRRQMQLVFQDPFGSLSPRMTVGQVITEGLLVHEPNLSGKQRDQRAVEALLEVGLDPNARNRYPHEFSGGQRQRIAIARAMILKPKMVVLDEPTSALDRSVQKQIVELLRKLQADHELSYLFISHDLSVVRAMADYIIVMKQGKIVEEGPTEAIFSNPQHVYTQTLMAAAIDVTRFRLSA; translated from the coding sequence ATGGCCACTCCCGAAACGATCCTCAGCGTCAAGGACCTGCGCGTCCGCTTCCGCACGCTCGACGGCGCGGTCGAAGCGGTGAAGGGCATCAACATCCACGTCAATGCGGGCGAGACCGTTGCCGTGGTCGGCGAGTCAGGCTCCGGCAAGAGCCAGACGATGATGGCGGCGATGAGCCTGCTGGCCTCAAACGGCGAAGCCACGGGCCACGTCGACTATCGCGGGCGCAACCTGCTGACACTGAGCAAATCCGATCTGAACAAGGTGCGCGGCGCCAAGATCAGCATGATCTTCCAGGAGCCGATGACCTCGCTCGATCCGCTCTATTCGATCGGCAACCAGCTGATCGAACCGATCCGCCGGCATCGCGGCCTGAATGCCGCCGAGGCACGCGAGGAGGCGCTCAAGCTCTTACGGCTCGTGCATATTCCCGATCCTGAGCGGCGGATGAAATCCTATCCGCACGAAATGTCCGGCGGCCAGCGCCAGCGTGTGATGATCGCCATGGCGCTCGCCAACGATCCCGACATACTGATCGCCGACGAGCCGACGACGGCGCTCGACGTCACCATCCAGGCGCAGATCCTGATGTTGCTCGCCGAACTGCAGCGCAAGCTCGGCATGGCGATCGTCTTCATCACCCACGATCTCGGCATCGTCCGGCGCTTCGCCGACCGCGTCTATGTCATGCGCCAGGGCGAGGTGGTCGAGGAGGGCGACGCCGAGGCGATCTTCGTCAACCCGCAGCATGCCTATACAAAAATGCTGCTGGCGGCCGAGCCGACGGGAACCAAGGCGCCACCGCCGGCCAGTGCGCCCGTGGTGCTCGAAGGCAGGAATGTCGAAGTCACCTTCAGGATCGGCGGCGGGTTTCTGGCCGGCGAACCGCTGATGCTGCGCGCCGTCGATGACATCTCGATCCGGCTGCAGCGCAATCAGACCATCGGCATTGTCGGTGAATCCGGCTCGGGCAAATCGACGCTCGGCCGCGCCTTGCTGCGGCTGCTGCCGAGCGATGGGCTTATCCGTTTCGGCGATCGCGACATTTCCTCCGCCGACCGGCAGCAGATGCGGCCACTGCGGCGCCAGATGCAGCTCGTCTTCCAGGACCCGTTCGGCTCGCTGTCGCCGCGCATGACCGTCGGCCAGGTCATCACCGAAGGGCTGCTGGTTCATGAGCCCAATCTTTCGGGCAAGCAGCGCGACCAGCGCGCGGTCGAGGCCTTGCTCGAGGTCGGCCTCGATCCCAACGCCCGCAACCGCTACCCCCACGAATTCTCCGGCGGCCAGCGGCAACGCATCGCCATTGCCCGCGCCATGATCCTGAAGCCCAAAATGGTCGTGCTGGACGAGCCGACCTCGGCGCTCGACCGCTCGGTGCAGAAACAGATCGTCGAGCTGTTGCGCAAGCTGCAGGCCGACCACGAACTGTCCTACCTGTTCATCAGCCACGATCTTTCGGTCGTACGCGCCATGGCCGACTACATCATCGTCATGAAGCAGGGCAAGATCGTCGAAGAGGGGCCGACCGAGGCGATCTTCAGCAATCCGCAGCACGTCTACACGCAGACGCTGATGGCCGCGGCGATCGATGTGACGCGGTTCCGGCTGAGCGCGTGA
- a CDS encoding TadG family pilus assembly protein has protein sequence MLLRTRTMVARIAQRLMADKKANFAVMTALSAPVALALAAVAIDEASIYSERRQAQAMVDLAAITAASNINNVNTAVVTTLTDNGMPGVVVQAPGQTIAPAIGKTVVTVTQGRYASSTTNVTQRFQAGVTPYNAVRVTLTKIPARYFASSLIPSPVIGTQATASMTPQATFSVGSRLLSVNGGILNALLSGLLGGNISLSVMDYNGLISADVSVLSFVSALATQLNITAGTYSDVLASKATVGQIATAMANVPGLGNTAKVALQTIASKSTSTVKIPLSSLIDLGSVGSLGLGQQPSGLGVDASAMGMLTAAAVLANGTNQAAVNLGATIPGLLNTQLNIAIGQPAQSSPWLAIDGIGTTVRTAQTRIKLTASVGVGSPGLGGGISLLAVNLPLNVEVAYAEAKLTDITCPTGPSSISVSIAAHPGIAQLNLANSNNPSGFADFSQPQTFTDAEIADVSLHLLLINIPLIQVMGSAATAITNNSPQTLTFNATDIANKTVKTVSTRNISQSLTTSLVNNLSLSANVLGLGIDLTALLGTVKPAVVTLLNSVTAPVDDLLYNVLSALGVGVGQADVRVTGATCGRAVLVQ, from the coding sequence ATGTTGCTGCGCACGCGCACGATGGTCGCCCGGATCGCCCAGCGTCTCATGGCCGACAAGAAGGCGAACTTCGCCGTCATGACGGCCCTGAGCGCACCGGTCGCACTGGCGCTGGCCGCGGTGGCGATCGACGAGGCCTCAATCTACTCCGAACGCCGGCAAGCCCAGGCGATGGTCGATCTGGCAGCGATCACCGCCGCCTCGAACATCAACAATGTCAACACGGCGGTTGTCACCACGCTCACCGACAACGGCATGCCGGGCGTCGTCGTTCAAGCCCCGGGCCAGACCATTGCCCCAGCCATCGGGAAGACGGTGGTGACGGTCACGCAGGGCCGATATGCCTCGTCGACCACCAATGTCACCCAGCGCTTCCAGGCGGGCGTGACACCGTACAATGCGGTGCGTGTCACGCTGACGAAAATCCCTGCCCGCTATTTCGCGAGCTCGCTCATCCCCAGTCCGGTCATCGGCACCCAGGCCACGGCCAGCATGACGCCGCAAGCGACTTTCTCGGTCGGATCGAGACTGCTCAGCGTCAATGGCGGCATCCTCAACGCTTTGCTGAGTGGACTTCTCGGCGGCAACATCTCGCTCAGCGTCATGGACTATAACGGGCTGATCTCGGCCGATGTCAGCGTGCTTTCCTTCGTCAGCGCGCTCGCCACACAACTGAACATCACGGCCGGCACCTATTCGGACGTGCTGGCCTCGAAGGCAACAGTCGGCCAGATCGCCACGGCCATGGCCAATGTTCCCGGCCTCGGCAATACGGCCAAGGTTGCCCTGCAAACCATCGCCTCCAAGTCGACCAGCACGGTCAAGATCCCGCTCAGCAGTCTTATCGACCTCGGTTCCGTCGGCAGCCTGGGCCTCGGTCAACAGCCGTCCGGCCTCGGCGTCGACGCAAGCGCCATGGGTATGCTGACCGCCGCCGCCGTGCTGGCGAACGGCACCAACCAGGCCGCGGTCAATCTCGGCGCCACCATCCCGGGGCTGCTCAACACCCAGCTCAACATCGCCATTGGCCAGCCGGCGCAATCCTCGCCCTGGCTGGCGATCGATGGCATCGGCACTACCGTGCGGACAGCCCAGACGCGCATCAAACTGACGGCCTCCGTCGGTGTCGGCTCGCCCGGCCTCGGCGGCGGCATCAGCCTGCTGGCCGTCAATCTGCCGCTCAACGTGGAAGTCGCCTATGCCGAAGCGAAGCTGACCGACATCACCTGCCCGACAGGGCCTTCCAGCATCAGCGTTTCCATCGCCGCGCACCCCGGCATTGCGCAGTTGAACCTCGCCAACAGCAACAATCCCTCCGGCTTTGCCGATTTCAGCCAGCCGCAGACCTTCACCGACGCCGAGATCGCCGATGTGAGCCTCCATCTGCTGCTGATCAACATTCCCTTGATCCAGGTAATGGGTTCGGCCGCGACCGCGATCACCAACAACAGCCCGCAAACCTTGACTTTCAACGCGACCGACATCGCCAACAAGACGGTGAAGACCGTTTCGACACGCAACATCTCGCAGTCGCTCACCACGTCGCTGGTCAACAACCTATCGCTTTCGGCCAATGTGCTTGGTCTCGGCATCGATCTCACCGCCCTGCTCGGAACGGTCAAGCCGGCGGTGGTGACCCTGCTCAACAGTGTAACGGCGCCCGTCGACGACTTGCTCTACAATGTGCTGTCAGCCCTGGGTGTCGGTGTTGGCCAGGCCGACGTGCGGGTCACCGGAGCGACCTGCGGACGGGCGGTGCTTGTACAGTAG
- a CDS encoding TadE/TadG family type IV pilus assembly protein — protein sequence MVQNLISRVRRRAFRTDNSGTSAVEFALLSPLFILLLLGMVAYGIYFGAANSIQQIAADAARTAIAGLNQTERQTLVASYLTNNAGGYPFVDASKLTYQANDSVADGSQFVVSISYDARNLPIWNLFPGIAMPGTTITRQSTIRVGGI from the coding sequence ATGGTTCAGAACCTCATTTCCCGGGTCCGAAGGCGCGCGTTCCGAACAGACAATTCGGGAACTTCCGCGGTCGAGTTCGCTCTGCTATCGCCGCTTTTTATCCTTCTTCTACTCGGAATGGTTGCGTACGGCATTTATTTTGGCGCTGCCAACTCTATACAGCAAATTGCGGCGGATGCCGCGCGAACGGCCATCGCCGGGTTGAACCAGACCGAGCGGCAGACGCTGGTGGCCAGCTACCTTACCAACAATGCCGGCGGATATCCGTTCGTGGATGCCAGCAAACTGACCTACCAGGCCAATGACAGCGTGGCTGATGGAAGCCAGTTCGTGGTGTCCATTTCGTACGATGCCCGCAACCTGCCGATCTGGAACCTGTTCCCGGGCATAGCCATGCCGGGGACCACGATCACGCGCCAGTCGACGATCAGGGTCGGGGGTATCTGA
- a CDS encoding alpha-glucosidase family protein, with amino-acid sequence MADNNASPWADPGAEQGTEWWRGCVIYQVYPRSFQDTTGDGSGDLRGITTRLAHIASLGVDAVWLSPFFKSPMADMGYDVSDYRDVDPMFGTLEDFDALVAEAHRLGLKLIIDQVISHSSDKHEWFVESRASRDNPKADWYVWADTKPDGNAPNNWLSVFGGPAWEWDSTRRQYYMHNFLASQPDLNFHNPEVQDALLDTVRFWLERGVDGFRLDTVNYYVHDRWLRCNPPLASSVAGTNSETNTYLYQEHLFDKTQPENLAFLRRFRALLDEYQDRAAVGEIGDEGRSLQTLAAYTSGGDKLQMCYTFDLLGAQFSAAHVRGCVEAFEHAVADGWVCWAFSNHDVVRHVSRWTGPDGDADAVARFSIMLLACLRGSICLYQGEELGLEEAELAYEDLRDPVGIRFWPGVKGRDGCRTPMVWEAGADNAGFSTAKPWLPVPASHRARAADVQNDNEQSVLSAYRSTLALRRRHPALVSGSIRFLDAEGDVLAFVREGGGQRLLCVFNFAGEPANWPLPPDIDAVAPVLDGGAAVEEEALSLPALGCFLGRLD; translated from the coding sequence ATGGCCGACAACAATGCCAGCCCTTGGGCCGATCCGGGGGCGGAGCAGGGGACCGAATGGTGGCGCGGCTGCGTCATCTACCAGGTCTATCCGCGCTCCTTCCAGGACACGACCGGCGACGGTAGCGGCGATCTCAGGGGTATCACGACGCGGCTTGCCCATATCGCCTCGCTCGGCGTCGATGCCGTCTGGCTGTCGCCCTTCTTCAAGTCGCCGATGGCCGATATGGGCTATGACGTGTCGGACTATCGCGACGTCGATCCGATGTTCGGAACGCTGGAGGATTTTGACGCATTGGTCGCCGAGGCGCACCGGCTCGGCCTGAAGCTCATCATCGACCAGGTGATTTCCCACTCGTCCGACAAACACGAATGGTTCGTCGAAAGCCGCGCCAGCCGCGACAATCCCAAGGCCGACTGGTACGTCTGGGCCGATACGAAACCCGACGGCAACGCGCCCAACAACTGGCTGTCCGTCTTCGGCGGCCCGGCCTGGGAGTGGGATTCGACCCGCCGGCAATATTACATGCACAATTTCCTCGCCTCGCAGCCCGACCTGAATTTCCACAATCCGGAGGTCCAGGACGCGCTTCTCGACACGGTGCGCTTCTGGTTGGAGCGTGGCGTCGACGGTTTCCGTCTCGACACGGTCAACTACTATGTCCATGACCGCTGGCTGCGCTGCAATCCGCCTTTGGCGTCGAGCGTCGCCGGCACCAACAGCGAGACCAATACCTACCTCTACCAGGAGCATCTGTTCGACAAGACACAGCCGGAAAACCTGGCCTTCCTCAGGCGTTTCCGCGCGCTGCTTGATGAGTACCAGGACCGCGCCGCTGTCGGCGAAATCGGCGATGAGGGTCGCTCGCTGCAGACGCTGGCCGCCTACACCTCCGGCGGCGACAAGCTGCAAATGTGCTACACCTTCGATCTGCTCGGCGCGCAGTTTTCGGCGGCGCATGTGCGCGGCTGTGTCGAGGCCTTCGAACATGCGGTCGCCGACGGCTGGGTCTGCTGGGCGTTTTCCAATCATGACGTGGTGCGCCATGTCAGCCGCTGGACCGGGCCGGACGGCGATGCCGACGCGGTGGCCAGATTCTCGATCATGCTGCTCGCCTGCCTGCGCGGCTCGATCTGCCTCTATCAGGGCGAGGAGCTCGGCCTGGAGGAGGCGGAGCTTGCCTATGAGGATCTGCGCGACCCCGTCGGCATCCGCTTCTGGCCGGGTGTGAAGGGCAGGGATGGTTGCCGCACGCCAATGGTCTGGGAGGCCGGCGCCGACAATGCGGGTTTCTCGACGGCCAAGCCCTGGCTGCCGGTCCCGGCCAGCCATCGCGCCCGTGCGGCCGATGTGCAGAACGACAACGAGCAATCGGTTCTGTCCGCCTACCGCTCGACGCTTGCCTTGCGCAGGCGCCATCCAGCGCTGGTCAGCGGTTCGATCCGCTTTCTCGACGCCGAGGGCGACGTGCTCGCGTTCGTCCGCGAAGGCGGTGGGCAGAGGCTGCTCTGCGTCTTCAATTTCGCTGGAGAACCGGCGAATTGGCCGTTGCCGCCGGACATCGACGCCGTCGCGCCTGTCTTGGATGGCGGCGCTGCTGTTGAGGAGGAAGCGCTCTCGCTGCCGGCTCTCGGTTGCTTCCTTGGTCGGCTCGACTGA
- a CDS encoding NmrA/HSCARG family protein translates to MTSKRSILVTGATGQQGGAVARALLSRGHRVKALTRKPDSDAARQLTAAGAEVVAGDLADAASVVKAAKDVDTMFLMGNSYEAGLEEETRQGILAADAAKAAGIGHLIYSSVADADKQTGIPHFESKYLVEQHVRQLGIPYTISAPVAFMENAVAPWSIGTLSQGIHAFAMPPKRVLQLVALADIGAFVAILAERREQVFGKRFDFAGDELSGEEQAKILSEAIGRPIRYQEIPIAAARQQSEDAALIFEWFDRVGYDVDIAALHRQFPEVRWHGFADWARAFNWGANGLGGES, encoded by the coding sequence ATGACCAGCAAACGAAGCATTCTTGTGACCGGCGCCACGGGCCAGCAAGGCGGCGCTGTTGCGCGTGCCCTGTTGTCCAGGGGCCATCGCGTCAAGGCACTGACGCGCAAGCCCGACAGCGATGCCGCACGGCAACTGACGGCGGCGGGTGCCGAGGTCGTGGCCGGCGATCTCGCCGACGCAGCCTCCGTCGTGAAGGCCGCAAAAGACGTCGACACCATGTTCCTGATGGGCAACAGCTACGAGGCCGGCCTCGAGGAGGAAACCCGCCAGGGGATCCTTGCCGCCGATGCGGCGAAGGCCGCCGGCATCGGACACCTGATCTATTCATCCGTTGCCGACGCCGACAAGCAGACCGGCATTCCGCATTTCGAAAGCAAATATCTGGTCGAGCAGCATGTCAGGCAGCTCGGCATCCCCTACACGATCAGCGCGCCGGTCGCCTTCATGGAGAATGCCGTCGCGCCTTGGTCGATCGGCACGCTCAGCCAGGGCATTCACGCCTTCGCGATGCCACCGAAGCGTGTCCTCCAACTGGTCGCGCTGGCGGATATCGGCGCCTTCGTCGCCATCCTCGCGGAACGGCGGGAACAGGTGTTCGGCAAGCGCTTCGATTTTGCCGGGGATGAATTGTCCGGCGAAGAGCAAGCGAAAATCCTGTCCGAGGCCATCGGCCGACCGATCCGCTATCAGGAAATCCCGATCGCTGCTGCCCGCCAGCAGAGTGAGGACGCGGCGCTGATATTCGAATGGTTCGACCGAGTCGGCTACGACGTCGACATCGCCGCCTTGCACAGGCAATTCCCAGAGGTGCGCTGGCACGGTTTTGCCGACTGGGCGCGCGCATTTAACTGGGGCGCCAACGGCCTGGGCGGCGAAAGCTGA
- a CDS encoding ABC transporter permease subunit: MLRYVFRRLLTAIPTLFVIVTMAFFLMRVAPGGPFNQERGLSPEIKANLEAQFGLNDPLWLQYVHYLGNLLRGNFGPSYNMPDFTVTELFAKGLPISVQLGASALILALLLGSVLGTIAALNQNKLGDYTVIALATAGSTIPTFVIAPVIQLLFGLTWKLLPIGGWGDGAFINKVGPVLTLALPQIAIVARLMRGSMIESLRSHHIRTARALGLSDWSVVVKHALRGAILPIVSFTGPAAAALLTGSVIVETIFSIPGVGRYFVDAALNRDYTLVMGTVVVIAIFTIIFNLIVDVMYAVVDPRVRYD; the protein is encoded by the coding sequence ATGCTGCGATATGTATTCCGGCGGCTTTTGACCGCCATCCCGACGCTGTTCGTCATCGTGACGATGGCGTTCTTCCTGATGCGCGTCGCGCCAGGCGGCCCATTCAACCAGGAGCGGGGGCTGAGCCCTGAGATCAAGGCCAACCTTGAAGCCCAGTTCGGCCTCAACGATCCGCTCTGGCTGCAATATGTCCACTATCTCGGCAATCTCCTGCGCGGCAATTTCGGCCCGAGCTACAACATGCCGGACTTCACCGTGACCGAACTGTTTGCCAAGGGCCTGCCCATTTCCGTCCAGCTCGGTGCCTCGGCGCTGATCCTGGCGCTGCTGCTTGGCAGCGTGCTCGGCACCATTGCCGCGCTCAACCAGAACAAGCTTGGCGACTATACGGTGATTGCGCTGGCGACGGCCGGCAGCACCATCCCCACCTTCGTCATCGCGCCGGTGATCCAGCTCCTGTTCGGGCTGACCTGGAAGCTTTTGCCGATCGGCGGCTGGGGTGACGGCGCCTTCATCAACAAGGTCGGCCCGGTGCTGACGCTCGCTCTGCCGCAGATCGCCATCGTTGCCCGCCTGATGCGCGGCTCGATGATTGAATCGTTGCGCTCTCACCATATCCGCACGGCACGCGCGCTCGGCCTCTCCGACTGGTCGGTGGTGGTCAAGCACGCCTTGCGCGGCGCCATTCTGCCGATCGTCTCATTCACCGGCCCGGCGGCGGCGGCCCTTTTGACCGGGTCGGTCATCGTCGAGACGATCTTCTCCATCCCCGGCGTCGGCCGCTATTTCGTCGATGCCGCGCTCAACCGCGATTATACGCTGGTGATGGGGACGGTGGTGGTGATCGCCATCTTCACCATCATCTTCAACCTGATCGTCGACGTCATGTACGCGGTCGTCGACCCGAGGGTGCGCTATGACTGA
- a CDS encoding LysR family transcriptional regulator — MIDLNDVIVFARVVEAGSFTAAARLLAMPKTTVSRRVAALEREVGVRLLQRTTRSLNLTDAGRLYYEQSSQGLRTIEEANLRLAEARAEPSGTIRISAPVGFSGHFLIRAVIEFLALYPKTNVELRLTDDKLNLVEDGIDLAFRTGRLEDSTLIARKIGSTHRLLCASPDYLARYGMPEGPADLARHRCVIAGPSASGAHWVLDGPQGQESVVVAGRFAANEMQAVVAAALAGFGIAQLPQLMAEGLINEGRLRRVLEGYTTPAGGLHVLYPSSRHLSPLVKAFIDLAVERISNRVNTA, encoded by the coding sequence ATGATCGACCTCAACGATGTCATCGTGTTTGCCCGCGTCGTCGAAGCCGGCAGCTTCACCGCTGCCGCGCGCCTGCTCGCCATGCCAAAGACGACCGTCAGCCGCCGTGTCGCCGCGCTCGAACGCGAGGTCGGTGTGCGCCTGCTGCAGCGCACCACGCGCAGCCTCAACCTGACGGATGCCGGGCGCCTCTACTATGAGCAAAGCAGCCAGGGCCTGCGGACGATCGAGGAGGCGAATCTGCGTCTCGCCGAGGCGAGGGCGGAGCCTTCAGGCACGATCCGCATTTCGGCCCCCGTTGGTTTCAGCGGTCACTTCCTCATCCGCGCCGTGATCGAGTTTCTGGCACTGTACCCGAAGACCAATGTCGAGCTCCGTCTCACTGACGACAAACTCAACCTGGTCGAGGACGGCATCGACCTCGCCTTCCGCACCGGGAGACTTGAGGATTCGACGCTGATTGCCCGCAAGATCGGTTCCACGCACAGGCTGCTCTGCGCCAGCCCCGACTATCTCGCACGCTACGGCATGCCAGAAGGCCCTGCCGATCTCGCCCGCCATCGATGCGTTATCGCTGGCCCTTCGGCCTCCGGCGCTCATTGGGTGCTGGATGGGCCACAAGGCCAGGAAAGTGTCGTCGTCGCCGGGCGTTTCGCCGCCAATGAGATGCAGGCGGTGGTGGCGGCCGCGCTCGCAGGGTTCGGCATCGCCCAATTGCCCCAACTGATGGCCGAGGGGCTGATCAACGAGGGACGGCTGCGGCGCGTTCTCGAGGGCTACACGACACCGGCCGGCGGCCTGCACGTTCTCTATCCCAGCAGCCGGCACCTTTCACCCCTGGTTAAGGCCTTCATCGATCTGGCGGTCGAGCGGATTTCCAATCGGGTGAACACGGCTTAA
- a CDS encoding peptide ABC transporter substrate-binding protein has product MLKNMLKATVFATTMAVAAGAFYTPAFAESVYNRGTAAESESVDPHKTSTVYEANVLRDLFQGLVMQDEKANLIPGAAESWTVSDDGTVYTFKLRKDGMWSDGSPVTADDFVYAFHRLEDPATGAEYASMLYPVKGAEDFNTKKGKPEDMGVKAIDANTLEVTLKAPTPYFLEMLTHQATYPVSKASIEKLGADWIKPGKLVSNGAYTLAEWVPNDHMKLVKNPKFWDAATVKFDVVNYIPTEDRSSAMKRFEAGELDSYDDLPTEQLADLKTKFGDQIHVGPYLGTYYYAIKTDKAPWNNPELRNAISMAIDRDFIAEKVWQNSMLPGYSMVPPGIEGYTPAMAKYADMPQIDREDAAKKILEKLGYTPEHPLKMEIRYNTSENHKNTAVAIQEQLKPLGVDVTLLNTDTKTHYSFLEQKGDYDVARAAWIADYKDPETFLGISRKASGNNYSNYNSPAYEAAMDKAAAAGGKPEERMKELSEAERILVDDVGQIPLLYYSYHDIVSSKLHGFVDNVMDVHPSRFVSKD; this is encoded by the coding sequence ATGCTGAAAAACATGCTGAAGGCGACGGTATTCGCCACCACCATGGCGGTAGCCGCCGGCGCATTCTACACGCCGGCTTTCGCCGAGAGCGTCTACAACAGGGGCACCGCAGCCGAATCGGAATCGGTCGACCCGCACAAGACTTCGACGGTCTATGAAGCCAATGTGCTGCGCGACCTGTTCCAGGGCCTTGTCATGCAGGACGAGAAGGCCAACCTCATTCCGGGCGCCGCCGAAAGCTGGACGGTATCGGATGACGGCACCGTCTACACCTTCAAGCTGCGCAAGGACGGCATGTGGTCGGACGGCAGCCCGGTGACGGCGGACGACTTCGTCTACGCCTTCCACAGGCTGGAGGACCCGGCGACCGGCGCCGAATACGCCTCGATGCTGTATCCGGTGAAGGGTGCGGAGGATTTCAACACCAAGAAGGGCAAACCCGAGGACATGGGCGTCAAGGCGATCGACGCCAACACCCTGGAAGTGACGCTCAAGGCGCCGACGCCTTACTTCCTGGAGATGTTGACCCACCAGGCGACCTACCCGGTCAGCAAGGCCTCGATCGAAAAGCTCGGCGCCGACTGGATCAAGCCCGGCAAGCTTGTTTCGAACGGCGCCTATACGCTGGCTGAATGGGTTCCCAACGACCATATGAAACTGGTCAAGAATCCGAAATTCTGGGACGCCGCGACCGTCAAGTTCGACGTGGTCAACTACATCCCGACCGAAGACCGCTCATCGGCGATGAAGCGCTTCGAGGCGGGCGAGCTCGACAGCTATGACGATCTGCCGACCGAACAGCTCGCCGACCTCAAGACCAAGTTCGGCGACCAGATCCATGTCGGCCCGTATCTCGGCACCTATTATTACGCGATCAAGACCGACAAGGCGCCGTGGAACAACCCTGAGCTGCGCAACGCCATCTCGATGGCGATCGACCGCGACTTCATCGCCGAAAAGGTCTGGCAGAACTCGATGCTGCCCGGCTATTCGATGGTGCCCCCCGGCATTGAGGGCTACACGCCGGCAATGGCCAAATACGCCGACATGCCGCAGATCGACCGCGAGGACGCGGCCAAGAAGATCCTCGAGAAACTTGGCTATACGCCCGAACATCCGCTGAAGATGGAAATCCGCTACAACACCTCGGAGAACCACAAGAACACCGCTGTGGCCATCCAGGAACAGCTGAAGCCGCTCGGCGTCGACGTCACGCTGCTCAACACCGATACCAAGACCCACTACTCCTTCCTCGAGCAGAAGGGCGACTACGACGTGGCGCGTGCCGCCTGGATCGCCGACTACAAGGACCCGGAAACCTTCCTCGGCATCTCGCGCAAGGCGAGCGGCAACAACTACTCGAACTACAACAGCCCGGCCTATGAAGCGGCCATGGACAAGGCGGCCGCCGCCGGCGGCAAGCCCGAGGAGCGCATGAAGGAGCTCTCCGAGGCCGAGCGCATTCTCGTCGACGATGTCGGCCAGATCCCGCTTCTCTACTACAGCTACCACGACATCGTGTCCTCGAAGCTGCATGGCTTCGTCGACAATGTGATGGATGTCCATCCGTCGCGCTTCGTCAGCAAGGACTGA